The following are encoded together in the Candidatus Tumulicola sp. genome:
- a CDS encoding zinc-binding dehydrogenase yields MEASGANKMMRAARLHEIGGPWSLRIEDMPIPQPGPGEVLVRLRAAALNRRDVFITQGLYPGITLPRTLGADGAGEVAALGAGATAPPAGTEVVIDPMLGWGLSGDAWDPETSNILGMPLDGTFAQYVCVPASAIYPKPARLSMQQAAALPLAAVTAYRSTMVRGNVRAGQTVLVTGIGGGVASFALLFAKRAGARVIATSRSDAKLERARQLGADVTYNYETQPEWHKECKRRETLEVVIDSSGGDTLAKALDALRPGGRIVVYGGTRGEATIKLFPLFWKHLSLLGTSMGSPQDFAEMLALFEGFDLQPAIDSVYPLDNIVDAAERMAASDQFGKVVLSID; encoded by the coding sequence TCCGCAGCCCGGACCCGGCGAGGTCTTGGTTCGCCTGCGCGCTGCGGCGTTGAACCGGCGGGACGTCTTTATTACGCAGGGGCTCTATCCGGGCATCACGTTGCCGCGGACGCTCGGCGCCGACGGAGCCGGTGAAGTTGCAGCCCTGGGGGCCGGTGCGACCGCTCCGCCGGCCGGCACCGAGGTCGTGATCGATCCGATGCTAGGATGGGGTCTGAGCGGAGACGCGTGGGATCCCGAAACGAGCAACATTCTCGGTATGCCGCTCGACGGAACGTTCGCGCAATACGTCTGCGTACCGGCGTCGGCGATCTACCCGAAACCCGCGCGTCTATCGATGCAGCAAGCGGCAGCGCTTCCATTGGCGGCGGTAACTGCCTATCGTTCGACGATGGTGCGCGGCAACGTTCGCGCCGGACAGACCGTCCTGGTAACCGGAATTGGCGGTGGTGTCGCGTCGTTCGCGCTGCTATTCGCTAAACGAGCGGGGGCGCGCGTGATCGCTACGTCGCGCAGCGATGCCAAGCTCGAGCGCGCTCGCCAACTCGGCGCCGACGTCACGTACAACTATGAGACGCAACCCGAGTGGCACAAAGAATGTAAGCGCCGGGAAACGCTCGAGGTCGTTATCGATTCGTCGGGCGGCGATACCCTTGCGAAGGCCCTCGACGCGTTGCGGCCGGGCGGCCGGATCGTCGTCTACGGCGGTACGCGCGGAGAGGCGACGATCAAACTGTTTCCGTTGTTCTGGAAGCATCTCTCGCTGCTCGGTACGTCGATGGGCAGTCCGCAAGATTTCGCGGAAATGTTGGCGCTGTTTGAAGGCTTCGATCTCCAACCGGCGATCGACAGCGTCTATCCGCTCGACAACATCGTCGACGCCGCCGAACGTATGGCGGCATCGGATCAGTTCGGGAAAGTCGTTCTCTCGATCGACTAG
- a CDS encoding MBL fold metallo-hydrolase, whose translation MVTTVRAPNPSPMTLDGTNSYLVDCGRGAALAIDPGPDIEAHVERIVATAAAQNLRIEAIAVTHGHPDHAPAAALLARRTGAPVLAHPASRVPHDADLPLEGAFRVGDREIAVIDAPGHTFEHVVLYAPDDAALFTGDVILGEGTVLIAPPHGSMHAYRHTLQRLLHEFPHARTLYGGHGPPVRDVRAKIEEYIAHRQMREREIVDALADGGTQTIPELVLRIYGDDRPELWPAMARQVLAHLIELEEEGRVAADEVARAMTQRESTVLNPQVARAFDDARAASVAEAELGATKRIDTVLSYRLADL comes from the coding sequence ATGGTAACGACCGTTCGCGCCCCTAACCCGTCGCCGATGACGCTCGACGGAACCAACTCGTACCTGGTCGACTGCGGACGCGGCGCGGCGTTGGCGATCGATCCGGGCCCGGACATCGAGGCGCACGTCGAGCGAATCGTCGCAACCGCTGCCGCACAGAACCTGCGAATCGAAGCCATCGCGGTGACGCACGGCCACCCGGATCACGCGCCGGCGGCGGCGCTATTGGCTCGCCGCACCGGAGCGCCGGTTCTCGCGCATCCGGCCAGCCGGGTGCCGCACGACGCGGACTTGCCACTTGAAGGCGCGTTTCGCGTCGGCGATCGCGAAATAGCGGTTATCGATGCGCCCGGCCACACGTTCGAACACGTGGTGCTGTACGCGCCCGACGATGCCGCGCTCTTTACCGGCGACGTGATCTTGGGCGAGGGCACGGTATTGATCGCTCCGCCGCACGGTTCGATGCACGCGTACCGGCACACGTTGCAGCGGCTGCTTCACGAATTTCCGCACGCGCGCACGCTGTACGGCGGCCACGGACCACCGGTGCGCGACGTCCGCGCTAAGATCGAAGAATATATCGCGCACCGGCAGATGCGCGAACGCGAGATCGTCGACGCGCTAGCGGACGGCGGAACGCAAACGATTCCGGAGCTGGTGCTGCGAATCTACGGCGACGACCGGCCCGAACTGTGGCCCGCGATGGCGCGTCAGGTGTTGGCGCATCTCATCGAATTAGAAGAGGAAGGCCGGGTGGCCGCGGACGAGGTCGCGCGCGCCATGACGCAACGCGAATCGACCGTCCTCAATCCACAGGTTGCACGCGCCTTCGACGACGCCCGCGCCGCGTCGGTCGCCGAGGCCGAACTCGGTGCGACCAAACGGATCGACACCGTGCTTTCCTATCGACTAGCCGATCTGTAA